In Candidatus Methanosphaera massiliense, the following are encoded in one genomic region:
- the uppS gene encoding polyprenyl diphosphate synthase, with protein sequence MMLLQPLYSIYEWYISHNLDKSKMPKHVAIIMDGNRRYSKIQGNMPVIEGHKRGVDTLENVLEWCIDLDIKIVTVYAFSTENFNRSDKEVSDLMDLFVQSFLSISTNKKIHKNKVRLKAVGKLDLFPQKVRDAIADAEKSTENYHDRLINIAMGYDGRAEIVDAFRKIAKEVKAGKIEPEDIDEDMINKNLYTAGLEDPNLIIRTSGEERLSGFLLWQSSYSELYFTDSLWPELRKVDFLRAIRSYTQRQRRFGR encoded by the coding sequence ATGATGTTACTACAACCATTATACTCAATATATGAATGGTATATTTCCCATAATCTAGATAAAAGTAAAATGCCAAAACACGTGGCAATAATCATGGATGGAAACAGAAGATACTCAAAAATACAGGGAAACATGCCAGTTATAGAAGGTCATAAACGGGGAGTTGACACCTTAGAAAATGTACTTGAATGGTGTATCGACCTTGATATTAAAATAGTAACAGTATATGCATTTTCAACAGAAAATTTCAATCGTAGTGACAAAGAAGTTTCTGATTTAATGGATTTATTCGTACAAAGTTTTCTAAGTATCAGTACTAATAAAAAAATTCATAAGAATAAAGTACGTCTTAAAGCTGTAGGAAAATTAGATTTATTCCCACAGAAAGTAAGAGATGCTATAGCTGATGCAGAAAAATCAACAGAAAATTATCATGATAGATTAATCAATATAGCAATGGGTTATGATGGAAGAGCAGAAATAGTAGATGCTTTCCGAAAGATAGCAAAAGAAGTAAAAGCTGGAAAAATAGAACCTGAAGATATTGATGAAGATATGATAAATAAAAACCTATATACTGCCGGACTTGAAGACCCTAATCTTATCATACGTACGAGTGGTGAAGAACGATTAAGTGGATTTCTATTATGGCAATCATCTTATTCAGAATTATACTTCACAGATAGTTTATGGCCAGAACTTAGAAAAGTAGACTTTTTAAGAGCAATACGTTCATACACTCAAAGACAAAGACGTTTTGGAAGATGA
- a CDS encoding signal recognition particle subunit SRP19/SEC65 family protein, whose amino-acid sequence MKTIIWPVYLNSEHTRGEGRKLSLDESVSNPKIREISQALRKLKIQHIVDHSKSYPGSWWENSGRVVVEQDEKTKIELLRAISTQIRLSRNHDN is encoded by the coding sequence ATGAAAACTATTATTTGGCCAGTATATTTAAACTCAGAGCACACTAGAGGCGAAGGCCGTAAATTATCTCTAGATGAATCAGTTAGTAATCCGAAAATTCGAGAAATAAGTCAAGCTTTAAGAAAACTGAAAATTCAACACATAGTGGACCACAGTAAATCTTATCCTGGATCTTGGTGGGAAAACTCAGGCCGGGTTGTAGTAGAACAGGACGAAAAAACAAAAATCGAATTATTACGTGCAATTTCAACTCAAATTAGATTGTCACGTAATCATGATAATTAA
- a CDS encoding 2,5-diamino-6-(ribosylamino)-4(3H)-pyrimidinone 5'-phosphate reductase: protein MKPFIHLNSAMTVDGKIATEKSSMKISGKNDAIRVHQLRKKYDGIMVGINTVIVDNPKLTIHKIPSKIEENPVRIIIDSNARTPLNSKVLNNNAKTIIVVSNNAPQDKIEQLEKHCEIIKTGDKRVDLKDAMEKLYNKGIKSILLEGGSTLNFSMFQEQLIDKLTICIGSEILGGKKSKTLVDGRGFKKDNCVNLKLESINKIDEDVLLEYSVVY from the coding sequence TTGAAACCATTTATTCACTTGAATTCTGCCATGACTGTTGATGGAAAAATTGCAACTGAAAAAAGTTCTATGAAGATATCTGGAAAAAATGATGCAATACGTGTACATCAATTACGTAAAAAATATGATGGTATAATGGTTGGAATAAATACTGTGATTGTTGACAATCCTAAACTAACAATTCATAAAATACCATCAAAAATAGAAGAGAATCCTGTAAGAATTATTATAGATAGTAATGCAAGAACACCCTTAAATTCTAAAGTACTAAATAATAATGCAAAAACAATTATTGTAGTTTCAAATAATGCACCTCAAGATAAAATAGAACAATTAGAGAAACATTGTGAAATAATAAAAACAGGCGATAAGAGAGTAGATTTAAAAGATGCAATGGAAAAACTATACAACAAAGGTATAAAAAGTATACTACTAGAAGGTGGTTCAACACTAAATTTTTCCATGTTTCAAGAACAATTAATTGATAAACTAACAATATGTATTGGCTCTGAGATTCTTGGTGGAAAAAAATCAAAAACATTAGTTGATGGTAGGGGATTTAAAAAAGACAATTGTGTTAACTTAAAACTGGAATCAATCAATAAAATAGATGAAGATGTACTACTTGAATACTCTGTAGTCTATTAA
- a CDS encoding cobalt-precorrin-8 methylmutase — protein sequence MYNMGASTKPGYDIANKSREIIKSLIDDDTKYLSYEERDIVERVVHSTADPEYAKLVKISPTFVETALQCFDNKEDILTDINMVKSGITRYEGNVLCYIRDEKARKLAKKEEITRSAAAMRVAAENGFKGVVAIGNAPTALFEVMKLVEEGQMDAKAVVGVPVGFVGAADSKEALSKTDIPYTITTGPKGGTPIAVAVVNSLLNIRKN from the coding sequence ATGTACAATATGGGAGCATCAACTAAACCAGGGTATGATATTGCTAATAAGAGTAGAGAAATTATTAAATCTTTAATTGATGATGATACTAAATATTTATCATATGAAGAACGTGACATAGTAGAAAGAGTAGTACATTCAACAGCAGATCCTGAATATGCTAAACTAGTAAAAATATCACCAACATTTGTAGAAACAGCACTACAATGTTTTGATAATAAGGAAGACATATTAACTGATATTAATATGGTAAAATCAGGAATTACACGTTATGAAGGTAATGTATTATGTTATATCCGTGATGAAAAAGCTAGAAAATTAGCTAAAAAAGAAGAAATAACACGATCTGCAGCAGCAATGAGAGTTGCAGCTGAAAATGGATTTAAAGGAGTAGTTGCTATAGGAAATGCCCCAACAGCATTATTCGAAGTAATGAAATTAGTAGAAGAAGGACAAATGGATGCTAAAGCAGTTGTAGGAGTTCCAGTAGGATTTGTAGGCGCTGCTGATTCTAAAGAAGCATTATCTAAAACAGATATACCATACACTATTACAACAGGTCCAAAAGGTGGAACACCTATTGCTGTAGCTGTAGTAAACTCTTTATTAAATATAAGAAAAAACTAA
- a CDS encoding DUF7839 domain-containing protein — protein sequence MRIFKNKGEFTKFQILAKIAQQEPHLKQKDIADELGITVQAVSENIKSLVKDGYVETGTSNFRYKITKYGIDKVKTDAINLKSYSDMVLTVMNGYKLIWPAIAAEDLHQGEQVWLNMDDGILYADTEDKSGAYAEVFSDALEGEDVTLINLGGEIDLVPKDVVIVKIPPIAEGGSRACDMDKINEIYAQDFDRIGVLGTSARAITNQLNVYPDFEFATAEATCSAAEKGLRVLVFAVGKMTNRITSRLEEKGIVYCIEDVKKL from the coding sequence ATGAGAATATTTAAAAATAAAGGGGAATTTACTAAATTCCAAATTCTAGCTAAAATTGCACAGCAAGAACCTCACCTCAAACAAAAAGATATAGCTGATGAATTAGGAATAACTGTTCAAGCAGTATCCGAAAATATTAAATCATTAGTTAAGGATGGCTATGTAGAAACAGGTACTTCTAATTTCAGATACAAAATAACAAAATATGGTATTGACAAAGTAAAAACAGACGCTATTAATCTTAAATCTTATTCTGACATGGTATTAACAGTAATGAATGGTTATAAATTAATATGGCCTGCAATAGCTGCAGAAGATTTACATCAAGGTGAACAAGTATGGTTAAATATGGATGATGGAATATTATATGCAGATACTGAGGATAAATCAGGAGCATATGCAGAAGTATTTAGTGATGCATTAGAAGGAGAAGATGTAACTCTTATAAATCTTGGAGGAGAGATAGATTTAGTTCCTAAAGATGTAGTTATAGTAAAAATACCACCAATAGCAGAAGGTGGATCTAGAGCTTGTGACATGGATAAAATCAATGAAATATATGCACAAGATTTTGATAGAATAGGAGTACTTGGAACAAGTGCAAGAGCAATCACAAACCAATTAAATGTATATCCAGATTTTGAATTTGCTACTGCAGAAGCAACTTGTAGTGCTGCTGAAAAAGGTTTACGTGTATTAGTATTTGCAGTAGGTAAAATGACTAACAGAATAACATCTCGTTTAGAAGAAAAGGGTATAGTCTATTGTATTGAAGATGTTAAAAAATTATAA
- a CDS encoding uroporphyrinogen-III synthase produces the protein MTDRNLNNKKVVITRPIERADALADIIKDKGGQPIIIPTLELQLVESDELHYIVDNINDFDWIIFTSPAGVTSFFKLYGEKSIPCKIAVIGVKTEEELEKHNNHPDLIPEKFTAEGLLKSFESIDLNNKKIALPRTLSARKVLPEGLEVHGADVLIAEAYTSGIPRDTSGILELSNMIINSDIDIVTFTSPLTIKNLFEVVKTEKPDEFNILVDALKNNVIVGSIGPITGKVCKEYNIDTVEPQRYTVKNMIDAIIDAVN, from the coding sequence ATGACAGATCGTAATCTAAACAATAAAAAAGTTGTTATTACACGTCCAATTGAAAGAGCAGATGCATTAGCAGATATTATAAAAGATAAGGGTGGACAACCTATTATAATTCCAACATTAGAATTACAGTTAGTAGAATCTGATGAATTACATTACATTGTAGATAATATAAATGATTTTGACTGGATAATCTTTACTTCACCAGCAGGTGTAACTTCATTCTTTAAATTATATGGAGAAAAAAGTATTCCATGTAAAATTGCGGTTATAGGAGTTAAAACAGAGGAAGAATTAGAAAAACATAATAATCATCCAGATTTAATACCTGAAAAATTCACGGCAGAAGGATTACTTAAATCATTTGAATCAATAGATTTAAATAATAAAAAAATAGCATTACCTAGAACATTAAGTGCTAGAAAAGTATTACCAGAAGGTCTTGAGGTTCATGGTGCAGATGTGTTAATTGCGGAGGCATATACATCAGGAATTCCAAGGGACACATCAGGAATATTAGAATTATCAAATATGATTATTAATAGTGATATAGATATTGTAACATTCACAAGTCCTTTAACAATAAAAAATTTATTTGAAGTTGTTAAAACAGAAAAACCTGATGAATTTAATATTCTTGTCGATGCATTAAAAAACAATGTGATTGTAGGATCAATAGGACCAATCACGGGTAAAGTATGTAAGGAATATAATATAGATACAGTAGAACCTCAAAGGTACACTGTGAAAAACATGATTGATGCTATAATAGATGCAGTTAATTAG
- the recJ gene encoding single-stranded-DNA-specific exonuclease RecJ: MNLEDGNITESRNQMDLLFNKAKDKILGAEDVTIYTHTDCDGITAGSILSSILDKLEIDHEVNFVEINQVDTLTSDTDLTIVSDLGAGQDISNLANNSNKSVIVLDHHPPIRRLGTQLKGDLIEINPNYYGLDGSYTISGGGLSYLLAKSFHFYDLSWMGILSAVGDMQNSMTGKLRGLNKEILHDSTEVGCVDYINDLLLYGRNTRPLFVALSYFGDIHLPLTNNRNECIHFLEGLDIPVKNELGTVRYLCDLSMDEKSRLFSELLKMMTREVPDRYIKYLPKLISGESYEFTFEQDYTSFKDASEYSTVINACGRNNRHELGMEVIKGNRHLIEDELQSLVKQHKRYLAQNMSRVLEEGSVEILDNIQYFDGDGIKPSVVGTIAGMLLNNYDWQKPIVGYTHVNGENEGYKVSLRCSKLLGYDGIHYGNIVRKISEKCGGSGGGHSVACGAYIPEDNIGQFIDLLNNAVKL, encoded by the coding sequence ATGAACTTAGAAGATGGAAATATAACAGAATCACGTAATCAAATGGATTTATTATTTAATAAAGCAAAAGATAAGATTTTAGGTGCAGAGGACGTAACTATTTACACACATACTGATTGTGATGGTATTACAGCTGGAAGTATACTTTCATCAATATTAGATAAACTAGAAATAGACCATGAAGTAAATTTCGTTGAAATTAATCAAGTAGATACTCTTACTAGTGATACTGATTTGACTATTGTATCTGACTTAGGTGCAGGTCAAGATATTTCTAATCTAGCTAATAATTCTAATAAATCAGTCATTGTTTTAGACCATCATCCACCTATAAGAAGATTAGGCACACAATTAAAAGGTGATTTGATTGAAATTAATCCTAATTATTATGGATTAGATGGGTCATACACAATTTCTGGTGGAGGTCTATCCTATCTGTTAGCTAAATCATTTCATTTCTACGATTTAAGTTGGATGGGTATTCTTAGTGCTGTTGGTGACATGCAAAATAGTATGACTGGTAAACTAAGGGGATTAAATAAGGAGATATTACATGATAGTACAGAAGTAGGCTGTGTTGATTATATTAATGATTTATTATTGTATGGGCGTAATACACGACCGCTATTTGTAGCATTATCCTACTTTGGAGATATTCATCTACCTTTAACAAATAATCGTAATGAATGTATTCATTTCCTTGAAGGTTTAGATATTCCTGTAAAAAATGAACTTGGAACAGTAAGATATCTATGTGATTTATCTATGGATGAAAAATCACGATTGTTTAGTGAACTCTTAAAGATGATGACAAGAGAAGTTCCCGATAGATATATCAAATATCTTCCTAAATTAATATCGGGTGAATCCTATGAATTCACATTTGAACAGGATTACACTTCTTTTAAAGATGCTAGTGAATACAGTACAGTTATTAATGCATGTGGAAGAAATAATCGTCATGAGCTAGGAATGGAAGTAATAAAAGGTAATAGGCATCTAATAGAGGATGAATTACAATCACTAGTTAAACAACATAAAAGATATCTAGCACAAAATATGTCAAGAGTATTAGAAGAGGGTTCTGTTGAAATATTAGATAATATTCAATACTTTGATGGTGATGGAATAAAGCCAAGTGTTGTTGGAACAATAGCAGGCATGCTTTTAAATAATTATGATTGGCAAAAACCAATTGTAGGATATACTCATGTTAACGGTGAAAACGAGGGATATAAAGTTTCATTAAGATGCTCTAAACTTCTAGGCTATGATGGAATACATTATGGTAACATTGTTAGAAAAATATCTGAGAAATGTGGTGGATCAGGTGGAGGACATAGTGTTGCATGTGGAGCATATATTCCAGAAGATAACATAGGACAATTTATAGATTTACTAAATAATGCTGTAAAACTATAA
- a CDS encoding TatD family hydrolase — protein sequence MIDSHCHLSFSDFDDTRDEIIENTKKEFKYIIDSGASIESNERSLKISSEYNDFMKTTMGYHPKYAGVDDKETINKTLNQIIDNLDNIQAIGEIGLDFSENLPENENKRQHTVFEKLLNIATEYDMPIVLHVRNAEQHALDIVKKYTEIPNVIFHCFTGTNETALEAVDYGYYLSFATNSLFSKKQKKIMKQVPLENMLTETDSPYLSPVKGEPNQPLNIRKIIERVSRAKKIDFEDIERATERNAMNVYNL from the coding sequence ATGATTGATTCACATTGTCATCTTAGTTTTTCAGATTTCGATGACACTAGAGATGAAATAATAGAGAATACTAAAAAAGAATTTAAATATATTATAGATTCAGGAGCAAGCATTGAAAGTAATGAAAGATCATTGAAAATAAGCTCAGAATACAATGATTTTATGAAAACAACAATGGGTTATCATCCAAAATACGCTGGAGTAGATGATAAAGAAACCATAAATAAAACATTAAATCAAATAATTGATAATCTTGATAACATCCAAGCTATTGGAGAAATAGGTCTTGATTTCTCTGAGAATTTACCTGAAAATGAAAATAAAAGACAACACACTGTTTTTGAAAAACTTTTAAATATAGCTACTGAATATGACATGCCAATTGTTTTACATGTACGTAATGCTGAGCAACATGCATTAGATATAGTAAAGAAATATACAGAAATTCCAAATGTTATATTCCACTGTTTCACAGGTACCAATGAAACAGCATTAGAGGCTGTGGATTATGGATACTACTTGTCTTTTGCTACAAATTCTTTGTTTTCAAAAAAACAGAAAAAAATAATGAAACAGGTTCCTCTGGAAAACATGTTAACAGAAACAGACAGTCCTTACTTATCACCAGTGAAAGGAGAACCTAATCAACCATTAAATATACGTAAAATAATAGAAAGAGTTTCAAGAGCTAAAAAAATTGATTTTGAAGATATTGAAAGAGCTACAGAGCGAAATGCTATGAATGTTTATAACTTATAA
- the hemL gene encoding glutamate-1-semialdehyde 2,1-aminomutase: MNQQKSKELYEEAVNYLPGGVNSPVRAYKPYPFFAQKAKGSKIYDVDGNEYIDYCLGYGPIVFGHANDYIVEQSINQLKLGTDYGVPSEKEIALAKEVINRVPCAEMVRFTNSGTEATMSAIRLARGVTGKNKIIKFEGAYHGAHDAVLVKSGSGAAGKPDSPGIPEEATRNTILAPFNDENAITKIINENKDEIACIIAEPVMGNIGCVPPKEGYLQFLREITEENNILLIIDEVITGFRISKGGAQEYYDITPDLATFGKIVGGGFPIGAIAGKKEYMEQFTPSGNIYQAGTFSGNPMSINGGLAAFDILTDKRYKELHDKGDYLRNGIQDILSNLNLDYQINGVESMTQVYFTNNEVYDYETAQKSDTKGFLKYFHNLLENGVFIAPSQYECTFISTEHSKEDLDKTLEAIEISLKEL; this comes from the coding sequence ATGAATCAACAAAAATCAAAAGAATTATACGAGGAAGCTGTAAATTACTTACCTGGAGGAGTAAATTCACCAGTACGTGCATATAAACCATATCCTTTTTTTGCCCAAAAAGCTAAGGGATCAAAAATATATGATGTTGATGGTAATGAATACATAGACTACTGTTTAGGATATGGTCCAATAGTATTTGGTCATGCTAATGACTATATTGTAGAACAATCAATTAACCAATTAAAACTTGGTACTGATTATGGTGTACCTTCTGAAAAAGAAATAGCTCTTGCAAAAGAAGTTATTAACAGAGTCCCTTGTGCTGAAATGGTAAGATTCACAAATTCAGGAACAGAAGCAACAATGAGTGCAATTAGATTAGCTCGTGGAGTCACAGGAAAAAATAAAATAATAAAATTTGAAGGAGCATACCATGGTGCTCACGATGCTGTACTAGTAAAATCTGGTTCAGGAGCAGCAGGTAAACCAGACTCACCCGGAATCCCAGAAGAAGCTACAAGAAACACGATACTTGCACCATTCAATGATGAAAATGCAATAACAAAAATCATAAATGAAAACAAAGATGAAATAGCATGTATAATTGCAGAGCCCGTTATGGGAAACATTGGATGTGTACCACCTAAAGAGGGTTACCTACAATTTTTAAGAGAAATAACAGAAGAAAATAATATTCTATTAATTATTGATGAAGTAATCACAGGATTCAGAATAAGTAAAGGTGGAGCACAGGAATATTATGATATTACACCAGACCTTGCAACATTTGGTAAAATTGTTGGTGGAGGATTCCCAATAGGAGCAATAGCAGGTAAAAAAGAATACATGGAACAATTCACACCTAGTGGAAACATATACCAGGCAGGTACATTTAGTGGAAATCCAATGTCAATAAATGGTGGACTTGCAGCATTTGACATATTAACAGATAAACGCTACAAAGAACTACATGACAAAGGAGATTACCTACGTAATGGTATTCAAGATATACTCAGTAACCTAAATCTAGATTATCAAATTAATGGTGTTGAATCAATGACACAGGTGTACTTCACAAATAATGAAGTATATGATTATGAAACAGCACAAAAATCAGACACAAAAGGATTTCTTAAATACTTCCATAATTTATTAGAAAATGGAGTATTCATAGCACCATCCCAGTATGAATGTACATTTATATCAACAGAGCATTCAAAAGAAGACCTTGATAAAACATTAGAAGCTATTGAAATATCTTTAAAAGAATTATAA
- a CDS encoding histidinol phosphate phosphatase domain-containing protein, with translation MSENKRIDLHTHSLFSDGELLPSELIRRADVLGHKVIAITDHVDASNIQIAEKIADAVNDIRDNWDIKAIPGVEITHTPIEVIDKLANQAREYGAEIVVVHGETIVEPVKPGTNRMAAESPSVDIIGHPGLITPEEVQIAIDNDVSLEISSRAGHCLGNGHVAKLGLDLGANLVLDSDTHAPGDLVTYELAERIARGAEIPEEEIPKILQDNPEKILKKHGL, from the coding sequence ATGTCTGAAAATAAGAGGATAGATTTACATACACATAGTCTATTCAGTGATGGGGAATTATTACCATCAGAATTAATTCGAAGAGCAGATGTATTAGGACATAAAGTAATAGCAATCACAGACCATGTGGATGCATCAAATATTCAAATTGCTGAAAAAATAGCTGATGCCGTAAATGATATTAGAGATAATTGGGATATTAAAGCCATTCCCGGAGTAGAAATTACACATACACCAATAGAAGTGATAGATAAATTAGCTAATCAAGCAAGAGAGTATGGTGCTGAGATAGTAGTTGTACATGGAGAAACAATAGTTGAACCTGTTAAACCGGGAACTAACAGGATGGCAGCTGAATCTCCATCTGTTGATATTATAGGACATCCAGGTCTTATAACTCCAGAAGAAGTTCAAATAGCTATTGATAATGATGTTTCATTAGAAATTAGTTCACGTGCTGGTCATTGTCTAGGTAATGGACACGTAGCAAAATTAGGTTTAGACTTAGGTGCAAATCTTGTTCTAGATAGTGATACTCATGCTCCAGGTGACCTTGTAACTTATGAATTAGCTGAAAGAATTGCAAGAGGAGCCGAGATTCCTGAGGAAGAGATTCCTAAAATATTACAGGATAATCCTGAAAAAATTCTTAAAAAGCATGGATTATAA
- the cobA gene encoding uroporphyrinogen-III C-methyltransferase, translating into MTVYMLGAGPGDPDLITLKAIKILKKAEVILYDNLANDSLLEYAPDDVELIYVGKRAGEHYRKQPEINQLLIEQGKKHDNVVRLKGGDPFIFGRGGEEELALLKEGIDVEFVPGINSAIGAATSIGLPLTHRAVATSLTLVTGHEDPEKSEKQVNWDYTADTLVVFMGVGLLKKYVPKILQYRSPDTPVCAIEKGTLPDQRIITGTLADITEKKIRPPALIIIGDVVNIYKECEELRSKME; encoded by the coding sequence ATGACAGTATACATGTTAGGTGCAGGACCAGGAGACCCTGATTTAATAACACTAAAAGCAATAAAAATTCTTAAAAAAGCAGAAGTAATATTATATGATAATTTAGCAAATGATTCCTTACTTGAATATGCTCCAGACGATGTTGAATTAATATATGTGGGTAAAAGAGCAGGTGAACACTATCGAAAACAACCTGAAATAAATCAATTATTAATTGAACAAGGAAAAAAACATGATAATGTAGTAAGATTAAAAGGTGGAGATCCATTCATATTTGGTCGTGGTGGCGAAGAAGAATTAGCATTACTAAAAGAAGGAATAGATGTTGAATTTGTACCAGGTATAAACTCTGCTATAGGAGCAGCAACATCAATAGGTTTACCACTAACACACAGAGCAGTTGCAACAAGTTTAACATTAGTAACAGGTCACGAAGATCCTGAAAAATCAGAAAAACAAGTAAATTGGGATTACACTGCAGATACATTGGTTGTATTCATGGGAGTTGGATTACTTAAAAAATATGTTCCTAAAATACTACAATACAGATCTCCAGATACACCAGTATGTGCAATAGAAAAAGGTACATTACCTGACCAAAGAATAATAACTGGAACACTAGCAGATATAACAGAAAAGAAAATCAGACCACCTGCATTAATTATTATTGGAGATGTAGTAAATATTTACAAAGAATGTGAAGAATTAAGGAGTAAAATGGAATAA
- a CDS encoding pantoate kinase: MIKELKVFVPAHITGFFEIIGNNNPALKGSKGAGITLDEGVVTSTSISDGTGNISITVNGEIDELNTISLKTVEIIKEKYNLVLDDYDITINHELNLPIGAGFGTSASFALGISFTLPALFNISITYKEAGEIAHLAEISQSSGLGDVISELYGGCVIRLKEGSPLNGVIDKISITRPIYVITKTLGILETSEIIDNPLHQKRINENGSILLRQLMNNPTMDNFIKLSREFAINTQLINEELQEILEIFDDETIGSSMAMLGNTAFALSYTPDTSVEKCNITKINTTGVQYIEKLEN, from the coding sequence ATGATTAAAGAACTTAAAGTATTTGTACCTGCACATATTACTGGTTTTTTTGAAATAATAGGAAATAATAATCCAGCTTTAAAAGGATCAAAGGGTGCTGGTATTACATTAGATGAAGGTGTTGTTACAAGCACCAGTATTAGTGACGGAACTGGAAATATTAGTATTACAGTTAATGGAGAAATTGATGAATTAAATACTATTAGTCTAAAGACTGTAGAAATTATAAAAGAAAAGTATAATCTTGTATTAGATGATTATGATATAACTATTAATCATGAATTAAATTTACCTATTGGTGCTGGTTTTGGTACTAGTGCTAGTTTTGCTTTAGGTATTAGTTTTACTTTACCTGCATTGTTTAACATTAGTATTACATACAAGGAAGCTGGTGAGATAGCACATCTTGCTGAGATTTCCCAGTCAAGCGGTTTAGGTGATGTAATTTCAGAATTATATGGTGGATGTGTTATTCGATTAAAAGAAGGTTCCCCTCTAAATGGTGTTATTGATAAAATTTCAATAACTAGACCCATATATGTTATTACAAAAACTCTTGGAATACTTGAGACTAGTGAAATAATTGATAATCCTCTTCATCAAAAACGCATAAATGAAAATGGTAGTATTTTACTTAGACAGTTAATGAATAATCCTACTATGGATAACTTTATTAAATTATCAAGAGAATTTGCAATTAACACTCAATTAATAAATGAGGAATTACAAGAAATACTGGAAATATTTGATGATGAAACAATTGGTTCTTCAATGGCAATGTTAGGAAATACTGCCTTCGCCTTATCTTATACTCCAGATACATCGGTAGAAAAATGTAACATTACAAAAATTAATACAACTGGAGTACAATACATAGAAAAATTAGAAAATTAA
- the mtxX gene encoding methanogenesis marker protein Mmp4/MtxX: MKIAIGLGENKNVLEAIKQFSDVDIEIATSNEELIKYIHDPEIDGVIRGSLQSNIIQDIRKEYPHIFRASILEINGHKFMLTPVGIDECDTKKAKEMIIKECSEVITSTGHTPKIALISGGRKQDKGRSTKIDRSIEECEQIVEELKEEYNIKHYYILIEEAIKDHANVIIAPDGIIGNIIFRSLVLVAGMKSYGALTLKQPNLFIDTSRSQTVQGYVNSIHLISNIINSRK, encoded by the coding sequence ATGAAAATCGCAATAGGACTCGGAGAAAATAAGAATGTATTAGAAGCTATTAAACAATTTTCAGATGTGGATATTGAAATAGCTACATCCAATGAAGAATTAATTAAATACATTCATGATCCAGAAATCGATGGAGTAATTCGTGGATCATTACAATCAAACATTATTCAAGACATACGAAAAGAATATCCTCACATATTCCGTGCGTCTATACTGGAAATTAATGGACATAAATTCATGTTAACACCAGTCGGCATAGATGAATGTGACACTAAAAAAGCTAAAGAAATGATAATTAAAGAATGCTCCGAAGTCATAACTAGTACAGGACATACTCCTAAGATTGCTTTAATATCCGGTGGAAGAAAACAAGATAAAGGACGAAGCACAAAAATAGACAGAAGTATTGAAGAATGTGAACAAATTGTTGAAGAACTTAAAGAAGAATACAATATTAAACATTATTACATACTCATAGAAGAAGCAATAAAAGATCATGCAAATGTAATTATAGCTCCTGATGGTATTATAGGTAATATAATTTTTAGAAGTTTAGTATTAGTAGCTGGAATGAAGAGTTATGGAGCATTAACATTAAAACAGCCAAATTTATTTATAGATACTTCACGTTCACAAACAGTGCAAGGATATGTTAATTCAATACATCTAATTTCTAATATCATTAATTCTAGAAAATAA